One window of the Triticum dicoccoides isolate Atlit2015 ecotype Zavitan chromosome 3B, WEW_v2.0, whole genome shotgun sequence genome contains the following:
- the LOC119281028 gene encoding probable carboxylesterase 15 — translation MSGDTAPHVVEDLLGLVQILSDGSVVRGDESVLGPKEPFPDVPGVQWKDVVYHAAHGLRVRVYRPTSVVAGGDKLPVLVYFHGGGYCLGSFAQPTFHSFCLRAASELPAVVLSVQYRLAPEHRLPAAIDDGAAFLSWLRGQAELGAGADPWLAESACFAQTFLSGVSAGANLSHHLIVQVASARLEVSPVRIVGYVLLSAFFTGAERTAAEADPPSDVFLPLELSDQLWHMSLPVGASRDHPVANPFGPESPSLAPLELPPALVVAPLGDVLRDRSLGYAARLKDMGKDVELVEFEGQQHGFSVRQPFGQAADELMRVLRRFVYPAR, via the coding sequence ATGTCCGGCGACACGGCACCGCACGTCGTGGAGGATCTCCTCGGCCTCGTGCAGATCCTCAGCGACGGTTCCGTCGTCCGCGGCGACGAGTCCGTCCTCGGCCCAAAGGAGCCGTTCCCGGACGTCCCGGGCGTGCAGTGGAAGGACGTCGTGTACCACGCGGCGCACGGCCTTCGCGTCCGCGTCTACAGGCCGACTTCGGTGGTGGCCGGCGGCGACAAGCTCCCGGTGCTGGTGTACTTTCACGGCGGCGGCTACTGCCTCGGCTCCTTCGCGCAGCCGACCTTCCACTCGTTCTGCCTCCGCGCCGCCTCCGAGCTCCCGGCCGTCGTGCTGTCCGTGCAGTACCGCCTCGCCCCGGAGCATCGCCTCCCCGCCGCGATCGACGACGGCGCGGCTTTCCTCTCCTGGCTGCGCGGCCAGGCCGAGCTCGGCGCCGGCGCCGACCCGTGGCTCGCGGAGTCCGCCTGCTTCGCCCAGACGTTCCTCTCCGGCGTCTCGGCCGGCGCCAACTTGTCCCACCACCTCATCGTCCAGGTCGCCTCGGCGCGCCTCGAGGTCAGCCCGGTGCGCATAGTCGGGTACGTACTCCTCTCTGCCTTCTTCACCGGCGCCGAGCGCACGGCTGCGGAGGCAGACCCGCCGTCGGACGTGTTCCTGCCGCTGGAGTTGTCCGACCAGCTCTGGCACATGTCGCTTCCGGTCGGGGCGAGCCGGGACCACCCGGTGGCGAACCCTTTCGGTCCGGAGAGCCCCAGCCTCGCGCCGTTGGAGCTCCCGCCGGCTCTAGTCGTGGCTCCGTTGGGCGACGTGCTTCGTGACCGCTCGCTGGGGTACGCGGCGAGGCTCAAGGACATGGGGAAAGACGTCGAGCTTGTCGAGTTCGAGGGGCAGCAGCATGGCTTCTCTGTCCGTCAGCCGTTCGGCCAGGCGGCCGACGAGTTGATGCGAGTCCTCAGGCGGTTCGTGTACCCCGCCCGCTGA
- the LOC119275294 gene encoding F-box only protein 7-like: MEKASVSDDSPDSSADCDWSQLQTDLLLQIFGILEIPDLFSSGVVCRSWHLIYLEARRLRRCSPNQSPCLVYSPGNRDANTVTLHNMSTNKLYHVTLSEPAFCTRHVMGSSYGWLITADERSNLILVNPVTRAQITMPPPETMNNVRLRYTEEGVLDGYDVLYMDLFSRDFDNEMEPYHLTLEEARFYLYARVVLSCDPSHGNCTVLVVQLPKDQLSYTRVGDTKWTWIDANPNCRAYQDILYNSNDGLFYGVRGRGQVDTINLNGPSAEVKVILKPIISYQAHSRYIVQAPWGDFFQIWRHDKYNKENGRKDRVADKFFVYKIDFVEQKLVQTNNIQDHAMFIGYNSSFMLPVKDFSTLIPNSIYHTDDLLHYIFCHRFGLRQAVVFNMKDSSFIELSPPSSDSRLNWPPSVWIQPSLT; this comes from the coding sequence ATGGAGAAAGCTTCTGTTTCGGATGATTCTCCAGATTCGAGCGCCGATTGCGATTGGTCCCAGCTTCAGACTGATCTGCTCCTCCAGATCTTTGGCATTCTTGAGATCCCTGATCTCTTCAGCTCAGGTGTGGTCTGTCGATCCTGGCACCTCATTTATCTGGAGGCCCGCCGTCTCCGGCGGTGCTCGCCGAACCAGAGCCCCTGCCTTGTTTACTCACCCGGCAACCGTGACGCTAACACGGTCACCCTGCATAACATGTCCACCAACAAGCTTTACCACGTCACTCTATCGGAGCCTGCCTTCTGCACACGCCACGTCATGGGCTCCTCCTACGGCTGGCTTATCACTGCGGATGAGCGGTCGAATCTCATACTAGTCAACCCTGTAACCAGAGCTCAGATAACTATGCCTCCCCCTGAAACCATGAACAATGTTAGACTGCGCTACACTGAAGAGGGCGTGCTAGATGGATACGATGTTCTTTACATGGATCTCTTCTCTCGGGATTTTGACAATGAAATGGAGCCGTACCATCTTACACTTGAAGAAGCCCGCTTCTACCTCTATGCGAGGGTCGTTCTTTCTTGTGATCCCTCCCATGGAAACTGCACAGTTCTCGTAGTACAATTGCCAAAGGATCAACTCTCTTATACTAGGGTTGGGGACACCAAATGGACCTGGATTGATGCAAATCCAAATTGTAGGGCTTATCAAGATATACTTTATAACAGTAATGATGGTTTGTTTTATGGTGTTCGTGGTAGGGGTCAGGTTGATACTATTAATCTTAATGGACCTTCCGCTGAAGTGAAAGTTATTTTGAAGCCGATCATATCCTATCAAGCGCATAGTAGATATATTGTTCAAGCACCATGGGGAGATTTTTTCCAGATATGGAGACATGATAAATATAATAAGGAGAATGGGAGAAAGGACCGGGTTGCAGACAAGTTTTTCGTGTACAAGATTGATTTTGTTGAACAAAAGCTCGTCCAAACAAATAACATCCAAGATCATGCAATGTTCATTGGTTACAACAGTTCATTCATGCTTCCAGTGAAAGACTTCTCTACGTTGATTCCCAACAGCATCTACCACACAGATGACTTGCTGCATTATATTTTCTGTCACAGATTTGGTCTTAGGCAGGCCGTTGTCTTTAATATGAAAGATAGCAGTTTCATTGAGTTATCGCCCCCTAGTTCAGATTCAAGATTAAACTGGCCACCCTCGGTTTGGATTCAACCATCACTTACTTGA